A window of Zingiber officinale cultivar Zhangliang chromosome 5A, Zo_v1.1, whole genome shotgun sequence contains these coding sequences:
- the LOC121979500 gene encoding uncharacterized protein LOC121979500, producing the protein MEGLTFPNDWRTTITEFLKSGAMSSDRSETHLLRRRVGRFVLIDDQLYKKAFSRPLLKCVGPEDVDYILQEVHQGSCGGHPGGRSLARKILLAGNFWPTLQEDAAQTVATCLSCQQYYNFSHRPAEELKTSMVFCPFDQWGMYIVGTISNGDRTAKVLASCSGLFFLMD; encoded by the coding sequence atggagggactcACATTTCCAAATGACTGGCGGACGACTATAACAGAGTTTCTGAAGTCAGGAGCAATGTCGTCCGATCGGTCGGAGACGCATCTGCTCAGAAGGCGAGTTGGTCGGTTCGTCCTCATCGACGACCAGCTCTACAAAAAAGCATTCTCCAGGCCTCTGCTTAAATGCGTTGGCCCGGAGGATGTGGACTATATTCtgcaagaggtacaccaaggctcaTGCGGCGGGCATCCGGGCGGTCGCTCGTTGGCGAGGAAGATTCTTTTGGCAGGcaacttttggccaactttacaggaGGACGCCGCCCAGACAGTCGCCACATGCTTATCCTGCCAACAGTACTACAATTTCTCACATCGTCCCGCGGAAGAATTAAAAACTTCCATGGTGTTctgcccattcgaccaatggggtatgtACATTGTggggaccatttccaatggcgaccggacagcgaaaGTTCTTGCTAGTTGCAGTGGACTATTTTTCCTAATGGATTGA
- the LOC121979501 gene encoding general transcription factor IIF subunit 2-like, with the protein MAGAAEEVPAHQLHSPAFDSVWSEAVEDCIDFFQRSATTSTGRSISVQVPINWGDRSMEDGRIFLDTTRAELPVWLLKCPPALSRAFQSVASNSSAATSPVVAKIIHTVDLLHLDDPSSEQFTLEMIQTDPNTPRSYKLNMSKDFAPMCVFSKSNQGKISVEGKVECKFDMEPQNLMAYSNLCRDRTNKAAAETRKVKTFENDHGMFMRPMPGIVVGQLPSSSKEKRKLTQSKRPNAKRVRKDKGEMLNILFKLFERQPNWGLKQLVLETDQPQQFLKELLSEICVYNKRGPKQGTHELKDEYKNFGRNQQK; encoded by the exons ATGGCGGGAGCCGCAGAGGAGGTGCCTGCTCATCAGCTCCATAGTCCGGCTTTTGACTCGGTCTGGAGCGAGGCTGTGGAGGACTGCATCGACTTCTTCCAGCGCTCGGCAACGACCAGCACCGGCCGAAGCATCAGCGTT CAAGTTCCTATCAATTGGGGTGACAGATCCATGGAGGATGGCAGAATTTTTCTAGATACAACTAGAGCAGAACTACCGGTGTGGCTATTGAAGTGCCCGCCGGCCTTGTCGAGGGCGTTTCAATCGGTCGCCTCCAATTCCTCCGCCGCAACTAGTCCGGTCGTCGCCAAGATCATCCATACTGTTGATCTCCTCCACCTTGACGATCCCTCCTCCGAACAA TTTACATTGGAAATGATTCAAACGGATCCTAATACACCCAGGAGTTACAAGctgaacatgtccaaagatttTGCACCAATGTGTGTTTTTTCCAAATCTAACCAAG GAAAGATCTCGGTGGAGGGGAAGGTAGAGTGTAAATTTGACATGGAACCTCAAAATTTAATGGCTTATAGTAATTTATGTCGCGACAGAACGAACAAGGCTGCGGCCGAGACTAGAAAAGTCAAG ACTTTCGAGAATGATCATGGCATGTTCATGAGGCCAATGCCCGGCATAGTTGTTGGCCAACTTCCATCTAGTTCGAAG GAGAAGAGAAAACTAACCCAGTCTAAGCGGCCGAATGCCAAACGGGTACGAAAGGACAAAGGAGAAATGTTGAACATTCTCTTTAAACTCTTCGAAAGGCAACCCAATTGGGGGCTGAAGCAACTGGTCCTAGAGACTGACCAACCTCAG CAATTTCTGAAAGAGTTGTTGAGCGAGATTTGTGTGTACAACAAGAGAGGACCAAAGCAAGGAACCCATGAGCTCAAAGACGAATACAAGAATTTTGGGAGGAATCAACAAAAATGA